The Syntrophus gentianae genome contains the following window.
ATAAGACGGCAGGCGGAACGGGCACGGGATTCTGGTGTGCGCCTGAATTGAGGGCTTCCACGGCGTCCAGGTCGAACCCGGCGGAACTCCCGCCATTGTCCAATCCTACAAATTTCAGATAGTTCACGTAGGTCAGACCGACATAATTGCTCAAGTCGTACTCCACATCCTTATCCGTGCGGCCCAGGTAGACATAAGTGATGTTGTCCATGCTTGCGTAGATGTCAACATCCGAATCCCCGGCAATAATCTGATAGACTTTGAGGTCGTTGCCGGTGCCATTCAATGCGCTGTTGTCGGTGAAGGCGAGAATAAGCGTTTCCGGGATATCGATTGAAACATAAGAGCCGTTATTGGCGCCCAAGGCATCTGAGGCAGGTCCTCCAGCATTTGAGGAGCCTGTAGGCTGGTCGAACAGGATGACCTGGTCCAGCCACTGATCGGCAAAACTGTTGGCCGTAAAAGCGAACAGGGCAAAAAACAAACAGAACGACAGGATAAATATTTTTTTCATGACCCCCTCCTTTATGTAAGTAAAGAGAATTGAAGCGTATTTAGTCTTTACACTTCCTTCTGGGGCTTATCCTATATTTTGGATAAAACCCTCCGTTGATTTTTCTTTATAAGCGATCATAAAGCCCGACACAATCGGGCAGACCCTGATTTTTAACTTCTAAAAATCTTACCCCTGTCCGGCCTCGTAATTCATTTAAGGGTTTGGTTTTAAGGAAGCCGCCTTTTCGATCTCTTCCATCAGCTCTTTGAGCTCGTTCCGATCCAAGTCCAGTCTGAATTTTCCGCCCCCGGGATGGGAAAAGACAAGGGTTGCACCGATGTCCGTTTTCTCCACCTGCCACTTCGTTTCCTCGGGGAGTTTTACCGCTTCGGAAAGCCAGTCCCTGGGATCAAATTCGGCAATCTGGATCAGGACGCCGAAGGCATGGCGGGGATGGATGAAGATCTCCTTCCATATCGTTCCATAATACTCGTTGTGACCAAAGAAGGGAATGCCTTTTTCCTCCAGGTGTTTCATGGTTTTATGGAGATCCGGCGTCTGGAGGGTGATATGGTGAACCCCTCCTTCTTCCTTGTTCTTCAGAAAACCATCGAGAAAACTCCCCCTTCCTGTAGGGGAGATAATCTCCAAACGGGATAAGTCTCCCAGGGAAAACAGCTGCCAGAAGTATCTCATCTCGGGGGGGCCCATTGAGCCGACGCAGGCAACCGCTCCCAGGAGATCCCGGAAAAAATGTTCCGCTTTCTTCTGGTCTCTTACCGCAATGGATACATGGTCGATCCGTGAAATCAATATCTTTCCTCCCTGTCAGCGCTCTTTTCGCGCCATATCGGACGGATACTTGACGGTTTCATACTTCTCAAAAATCGCCGGTTTCAATGTCCCGATCCGTATCTGTTTCATCCCTTAAGCGGTTTGCGTAATCTCAGGTGAACAGATTGAGAATTTTATACATGAAATCAGTGCAAAAGGAAGGGTGAATTTTTAATAAGCGTTCTTTCGGGGATGGGTTCTCCGATAGGCTTGTAAGCTGGTACGGCATTTGCTAATAACTAGATCAAGCATCGTTCATCTTCTTGGTGGTTCTGACCGTAGCCAGCCACTACGGTCAGAACCACACTCCTAACATCCTCCTCCTGCCAATATCTGTCGAATCCACCGAGTCGAATCAGATTATTCGAAATCATACGTGTGTCGCCATAGCATCGCTTCTGAAAAAGAAAACACGCAGACGCCCAATTCCATTTTAGATTATGGTGATAAGAGTGTTCGTTACAGTACAGTAATATAAATCGCAGTAATATAAGTCAAACTGGTATTCGCTTTGCTTATAATATATGTACAAATTGCAAATTGATGTCCAAGCTAACATGATGAAGGTGTAATTACTTACGGAATATTTAGACGCTTTTCGCTTCCTCGCTTCGATTGAATTTACGGCTCGACTCCAGTTATTCCTCGCCCTTCTGTAATAAATTATTGACGCTCCCGGGCGAGCAGGGGGCTTCTCTGCCATTGAAAAGCAATATTCATTTTAAGGAGGAAAAAACCAATGCATTCAGGGGAAAAAGAATGACACGATGTCCTGAAAAAGGATTCTCGCTGATTGAGGTGGTTGTCGTTATTGCCTTGATGGCGATTATAGCGGCCTTTGCCGCTCCGAACTTCATGAACATGATGGTTCAGCGCAGGTTGAACGGGGCTGCCCGCCAGATCATGTCTGAGTTGATGAATGCGAGGATGCAGGCGGTCAGCCAGCAAAATGCGTTCAAAATAAGCTTTCCCAGTAATCATGAGTATACAATCCTGGATGACGACGATAACGATGGAGTCGCAGATACCGGTGAAGCTATCCAGACAAAAGATATCCAGTCGGATTATTACGACGTGACTTTGAGCAGCACGGCAAGCGTGATTTTTTTCGGCCGGGGAACTGCCAACGGGGCCACAACCACGGTTTCAAATTCTGCCGGTTCGAAAAATGTCAATGTTGAGATCACCGGCTATGTCAAGATCACAAATTGATGGAATTGCGGGAATAAAACTTTGAAGCCTGCGGAATTATGGGGGGAATTACAATAATGCCATCGTCGATTATCAATAAACGCGGATTTACCCTGATCGAAATCATGGTTGCAATGTTTTTTCTGTTGACGGCCCTGCTTGGATTGCTCTCTTTAACCACTTCAGTCGTGAAGGGAAATGCTTTCAGTAAGATGACAACCATGGCGAATACCCTGGCAAAAAGCAAGATAGAAGAATTGAAAGGTTATAATTACGACGACCTTTCCGCCGGCAGTGTGATCGATTACGCGACGACGAGCGGTGCCGTCAGTTCAACGCAGACGGGCACATTCTATACGAGAACCTATACCGTCGTCGATGATTCACCGGCGGTGAACATGAAAAACGTCACAGTGCAGGTCGGTTGGTCAATGAACGGAACAAGTCACAACGTGTCAACTTCAACGATTGTCAGTCGCTGAGGATGAGAAAAGAGACTTTTTATGGGGAATGCAACAAAGGATATGTTGAAAGAATTTCATGGCGATCGGAAAGGGATAAGAGGTTTTACGCTGATTGAATTGCTCGTTTCCCTGGTCATCGGCTTGGTTGTCCTTTATGGACTTTACGATCTCTTTACGTTTCAGCAAAAGACCTACAGCGTCCAGGAGCGGGTTGTTGAAATGCAGCAGAGCGCACGTGCCGCCATGGATATGATGGAAACAGAACTCTGCATGGCTGGTTATAATCCGGCAAACTTGTCTTCCACCGGCATAACAAGCGCTTCCGCCAATTCCATCACCTTCAAACAGGACCTGGATGGAAACGGAAACGTTACTGGAACTAATGAAAACATTACTTACAGCTATGATTCCGGTAGCATGCGGATTACCCGAAACGCAGGGAGTGGGGCAGTCTCTTTAGCGGAAAATGTCGAGGCCTTGAATTTTTCCTATTATGATGCCAATGGGGCGACAACGGCAACCCCTGCCAATATAAAAAAAATTAAAATAGCAATGCGCAGCCGCACCTCCCGCCAAGATCCGGCTTACGGGACAAATAACGGTTATCGAACCTTTATGTTGAGTTGTTTCGTAATTCCCCGAAATCTTGACTATTAAGTCAAAGCACAGGAGTCTTTAACGTGAAAAAAATCAATCCTCTGACGGCATGTTTGAACAGTGAAAAAGGGATGGTGCTCATCGTTGCCTTACTGGTTGCAGCGGTCCTGATCATTCTGGGAACAACGGCGTTTATGACGACCACGACGGATCTCAAAATCAGCAGTGCTAAAAAGCAGAGCGACAAGGCCTTTTACAGTGCGGAAGCCGGTCTTGAAGAGGCTCGGGGCCGGATGAAGGCCAATTATACCACTTCATATCGCATCGATGATACGAATCCGACGGATACAGGCTGGATGTATTTTATCGGAACCGAGAGCAAGAGTCAGGCATTGGGATTCAACAGCGGCAACACTCTGCATTCGCGCACCGCAAGTCTCCAGACAGCTCTGGGATATACGGTAGCCATCAAACATCAGACGGATACTTCCGGCAACATCCTGTATTGGGGAGATACCGATGGCGATGGCAGCTGCGAAAGGAACACCTCAACCGGCCGGAATATCTATCTGGTGAGAAGTTATGGGGTATATTCCGGGGCGCAAAGAGCGATCGAGGCGGAAATCTCCAAGGTCCCGCCTATAACGGCTCCCGGCGCTCTTTATGTCGAGGCGACGACAACCATCCAGGGAACCAGCACCAACGTCATCGGCCTGGATCAGTGCGGCGGCGGTACTGATATGCCGGGCGTCGTCACGACCTTGGATGCATCGACAGTCAGTAGAACGGGAAATCCGGTGGTATCGGGTTCGACTTCTCCTACCTGGAGCGTCCAGGGTGGCGCCACCAATATGGACGTCCAGTCGATCGTTGACAGTTGGAAAGGATCGGCCGATTATGTCTACAATAAAGTCAGTACAACGGACACCGGGATGAACTGGGGAACGCCGACCTTAGGGGCGACATTGCAGAATCCATCGTCTTGCAGTGTCAACAATGTGGTCTATTACAATACATACAATGGCACGAACAACACGTACATAAAACTGACCGGCGGCAGTTCCGGATGCGGCGTCCTCGTTGTCGACGGGGACTTGGAGCTTCATGGTAACTTCACCTGGTACGGCGTCATCCTTGTTTCCGGTTCCATAACTTATTCCGGCGGCGGCAATAAGAACGTTACCGGGGCGGTTATTGCCGGGGGCTCCGTGGATGCGGACCTCGTCGGCGGCAATGCCAATATTGTTTATTGCAGTTCCGCAATCAGCGACCAGACGGTTAATCAGCCTCTAAGGCGTTTGAGTTGGAAATTGATGGGACAATAGGTCTTTCTGAGTTTATTTATCCCACCATCCTGCCGGTAGCTTCCCTTTGTTCTTCTGGGTTACCTCATCGGTAAGCTGATAGATTTTTTCGGAAATCTTTCTGATTTCCTCTTTAATCTTTTCCTTGGCATTGCTGTCTCCGGCGCTCGTAGCCTGTCTCTGTTTTTCCAGCAGTCGATCCAGTTCGGCTGTCATCTGATCCTTCTTGTCCTTATAGGCCTTTAAATCAACGGCTTCCTCTTTTTCTACCGTTCCGGTTTTTTGCTCCTCGGGTGAGGTTTGCACCTTCGGGACCTTCTGTTCGGCGGTTCTGCGGGACGAACTTTCATCCGATGTCCTCGACCCCTCTTTTAGTTCTTCAATCTTCCGCACCTCATCCTTGCTGATCCCGATCATCCCTTGAGGGACGAAAAGATAAAGTTCATTGCCCTGTTCGCGGTAAAAAGTGGCTTGTA
Protein-coding sequences here:
- a CDS encoding PEP-CTERM sorting domain-containing protein (PEP-CTERM proteins occur, often in large numbers, in the proteomes of bacteria that also encode an exosortase, a predicted intramembrane cysteine proteinase. The presence of a PEP-CTERM domain at a protein's C-terminus predicts cleavage within the sorting domain, followed by covalent anchoring to some some component of the (usually Gram-negative) cell surface. Many PEP-CTERM proteins exhibit an unusual sequence composition that includes large numbers of potential glycosylation sites. Expression of one such protein has been shown restore the ability of a bacterium to form floc, a type of biofilm.), which produces MKKIFILSFCLFFALFAFTANSFADQWLDQVILFDQPTGSSNAGGPASDALGANNGSYVSIDIPETLILAFTDNSALNGTGNDLKVYQIIAGDSDVDIYASMDNITYVYLGRTDKDVEYDLSNYVGLTYVNYLKFVGLDNGGSSAGFDLDAVEALNSGAHQNPVPVPPAVLLLGSGLAGLAGLKKRKYLASLLKSKS
- a CDS encoding VOC family protein, producing the protein MISRIDHVSIAVRDQKKAEHFFRDLLGAVACVGSMGPPEMRYFWQLFSLGDLSRLEIISPTGRGSFLDGFLKNKEEGGVHHITLQTPDLHKTMKHLEEKGIPFFGHNEYYGTIWKEIFIHPRHAFGVLIQIAEFDPRDWLSEAVKLPEETKWQVEKTDIGATLVFSHPGGGKFRLDLDRNELKELMEEIEKAASLKPNP
- a CDS encoding prepilin-type N-terminal cleavage/methylation domain-containing protein, encoding MTRCPEKGFSLIEVVVVIALMAIIAAFAAPNFMNMMVQRRLNGAARQIMSELMNARMQAVSQQNAFKISFPSNHEYTILDDDDNDGVADTGEAIQTKDIQSDYYDVTLSSTASVIFFGRGTANGATTTVSNSAGSKNVNVEITGYVKITN
- a CDS encoding type IV pilus modification PilV family protein — translated: MPSSIINKRGFTLIEIMVAMFFLLTALLGLLSLTTSVVKGNAFSKMTTMANTLAKSKIEELKGYNYDDLSAGSVIDYATTSGAVSSTQTGTFYTRTYTVVDDSPAVNMKNVTVQVGWSMNGTSHNVSTSTIVSR
- a CDS encoding PilW family protein, whose amino-acid sequence is MGNATKDMLKEFHGDRKGIRGFTLIELLVSLVIGLVVLYGLYDLFTFQQKTYSVQERVVEMQQSARAAMDMMETELCMAGYNPANLSSTGITSASANSITFKQDLDGNGNVTGTNENITYSYDSGSMRITRNAGSGAVSLAENVEALNFSYYDANGATTATPANIKKIKIAMRSRTSRQDPAYGTNNGYRTFMLSCFVIPRNLDY
- a CDS encoding pilus assembly PilX N-terminal domain-containing protein produces the protein MKKINPLTACLNSEKGMVLIVALLVAAVLIILGTTAFMTTTTDLKISSAKKQSDKAFYSAEAGLEEARGRMKANYTTSYRIDDTNPTDTGWMYFIGTESKSQALGFNSGNTLHSRTASLQTALGYTVAIKHQTDTSGNILYWGDTDGDGSCERNTSTGRNIYLVRSYGVYSGAQRAIEAEISKVPPITAPGALYVEATTTIQGTSTNVIGLDQCGGGTDMPGVVTTLDASTVSRTGNPVVSGSTSPTWSVQGGATNMDVQSIVDSWKGSADYVYNKVSTTDTGMNWGTPTLGATLQNPSSCSVNNVVYYNTYNGTNNTYIKLTGGSSGCGVLVVDGDLELHGNFTWYGVILVSGSITYSGGGNKNVTGAVIAGGSVDADLVGGNANIVYCSSAISDQTVNQPLRRLSWKLMGQ